A stretch of Streptococcus chenjunshii DNA encodes these proteins:
- a CDS encoding carboxylesterase family protein has protein sequence MKRIYVALLTLILGISLVACISTDNKESSAAFNQSLTQTIAAGKVRGVRDKENKALQWLGIPYAQAPSGQLRWKEPRKAESWEGIFAADNYGDTAIQLSDDQVVGSEDALNLDVVRPDTKEGDLPVMVYIHGGNNQTGSSQEIKGNSFVNDLNAVYVSVNYRLGALGFNPLAALKNGSDKENSGNYSLLDIAAALDWVEENIAAFGGDKNNITLVGFSAGGRDVMASLISPVFAGKYHKAISFSGGMTLADEKESQETFAEALAPLVVEDQVKESDEEAKNWLLTADSEVTDYLYGLSADRLAGLMGNAAIRMSVFPHLYKDGTVLPEEGFETADINDVPLLLITGTNEFSLFAAYDERFAADFSSQSLFTDKQKAAEFNYVKTYGGQLYRLSNTLESARILGGKYDSPIFIGEISYGDDKAVTPDLAETFGAFHGIFEPLLQEPSNYTAMIGQSFEEKGAQALSADFKAYLKNFLHSDSPNGDDLTKWPQWSQKNEAVLSLTANKKTALIEAATDTEEAQTILDKMAKDSTLSDEVKEELNTTVLNGRWFSSLLDERSASNNE, from the coding sequence ATGAAAAGAATTTACGTTGCCCTGCTGACTTTGATATTGGGGATTTCTCTGGTTGCCTGCATCAGTACCGATAATAAAGAATCAAGTGCAGCTTTTAATCAGTCTCTGACGCAGACCATTGCTGCTGGCAAAGTCAGAGGGGTCAGAGATAAAGAAAACAAGGCTCTGCAGTGGCTGGGTATCCCCTATGCTCAGGCTCCTAGCGGCCAGCTGCGCTGGAAAGAACCGCGAAAGGCAGAAAGCTGGGAAGGGATCTTTGCAGCTGATAACTACGGTGATACAGCCATACAATTATCTGACGATCAAGTTGTCGGTTCAGAAGATGCACTGAATCTGGATGTTGTCCGCCCTGACACCAAGGAGGGCGATCTGCCCGTTATGGTCTATATCCATGGGGGGAACAACCAAACAGGCAGTTCACAGGAAATTAAGGGCAACTCTTTTGTCAATGACTTGAATGCGGTCTATGTCTCGGTCAATTACCGGCTGGGAGCGCTGGGGTTCAATCCCCTGGCAGCCTTAAAAAACGGCAGTGACAAAGAGAATTCAGGTAATTACAGTCTTTTGGATATTGCTGCAGCTTTGGACTGGGTAGAGGAGAATATCGCTGCTTTTGGCGGCGATAAGAATAATATTACCTTAGTCGGTTTTTCAGCCGGAGGCCGCGATGTGATGGCCAGTTTGATATCTCCCGTATTTGCTGGAAAATACCATAAGGCTATTTCTTTTAGCGGCGGAATGACACTGGCTGATGAAAAAGAAAGCCAGGAGACCTTTGCTGAAGCTTTAGCTCCTCTGGTTGTTGAAGATCAGGTGAAGGAAAGTGACGAAGAAGCTAAAAACTGGCTGCTGACTGCTGACAGTGAGGTGACAGATTATCTTTACGGTTTGTCTGCTGATCGGCTGGCTGGTCTTATGGGTAATGCCGCGATTCGTATGAGCGTTTTCCCGCATCTTTATAAAGATGGAACGGTACTTCCAGAAGAGGGTTTTGAGACAGCTGATATCAATGATGTTCCTTTGCTGCTAATAACAGGAACGAACGAGTTTTCTCTTTTTGCTGCTTATGATGAGCGCTTTGCTGCTGATTTCAGCAGTCAGTCGCTTTTCACAGATAAGCAAAAAGCAGCTGAATTTAATTATGTTAAAACTTATGGCGGCCAGCTTTACCGCTTATCAAATACACTGGAGAGTGCCCGTATACTGGGCGGAAAATATGATTCCCCCATTTTTATCGGAGAGATTTCATATGGGGATGATAAGGCTGTAACTCCTGATTTAGCGGAGACTTTCGGTGCTTTTCACGGAATTTTCGAACCGCTTTTGCAGGAACCTTCTAACTACACTGCAATGATTGGGCAAAGCTTTGAAGAAAAAGGGGCTCAAGCTCTGTCTGCAGATTTTAAAGCCTATCTTAAAAATTTTCTGCACTCTGACAGTCCGAACGGCGACGATTTAACAAAATGGCCGCAGTGGAGCCAGAAAAACGAAGCAGTCTTGTCTCTGACAGCAAATAAAAAAACAGCGCTGATTGAGGCAGCGACTGATACAGAAGAGGCGCAGACAATTCTGGATAAAATGGCTAAAGACAGCACACTTTCCGATGAGGTCAAGGAAGAGCTTAATACGACAGTTCTTAACGGCCGCTGGTTCAGCAGCCTGCTTGATGAGCGCTCAGCTAGCAATAACGAGTGA
- a CDS encoding alpha/beta hydrolase-fold protein — protein sequence MKRLSVIAALSLLFLSIGLIGSRVSAKDLAVDVAKVNIGVKGYEFGPAVPKIIVELDNEVSSVAKDDLKVTTAGVDRKIKNVYLSNKNGKKIKNGNSKYVTIEMPVSFDTENNAGEASPFTYNLDIFQNQWSSEYKVTIKGLQVSADDQTATLSTETDAINNRIAQEAAVFKNRGTFSGTYTNPMTDEEEELTLNYAAYEPKDLSQGKKNPLIIWLHGQGEGGEDPDIALLGNEVVALAREDIQNHFTAGKQTGAYVLVVQAPTYWMDEGDGTNGAGAGVSRYTEILMDTIKDYVAQNTDVDTDRIYLSGCSNGGYMTLNLAIHNPDYFAALAPLATAYSYYDYEREADGSYTRVPSEESLSGTAMVPTENVYFDDEKAAALKDIPIWFVHSANDTIVDPEAFSLPIYKTLLDSGADNKWFSYYKTVEGSDMKDTEYAGHWSWVYFFNDQVTGVQDAKAVKKADDLSGFKANNKSNGGSATVEVDGKDYDNIFDWLNAQSK from the coding sequence ATGAAAAGATTGTCAGTTATAGCTGCTTTAAGTTTACTTTTTTTAAGTATTGGCTTAATAGGCAGCCGTGTGTCGGCCAAGGATTTGGCTGTGGATGTTGCTAAGGTTAATATCGGGGTTAAGGGATATGAGTTTGGACCTGCTGTTCCAAAAATTATTGTTGAGCTGGATAATGAGGTCAGCTCGGTTGCTAAAGATGATCTGAAAGTCACAACTGCTGGCGTTGATAGAAAGATTAAGAATGTTTATTTATCAAATAAAAACGGCAAAAAAATTAAAAACGGCAACAGTAAATATGTGACTATTGAGATGCCGGTTAGTTTTGATACGGAAAACAATGCTGGGGAAGCCTCCCCATTTACTTATAATCTGGATATTTTCCAAAATCAATGGTCAAGTGAGTATAAGGTAACAATCAAAGGTCTGCAGGTTTCGGCAGATGACCAGACGGCCACTCTCAGTACAGAAACGGATGCGATTAACAACCGTATCGCTCAAGAGGCTGCTGTTTTTAAAAACCGCGGAACGTTCAGCGGTACTTACACAAATCCGATGACAGATGAAGAGGAAGAGCTGACTTTAAATTATGCAGCCTATGAACCGAAAGATCTGTCCCAAGGCAAGAAGAATCCTTTGATTATCTGGCTTCATGGTCAGGGCGAAGGCGGAGAAGATCCGGATATTGCACTTTTAGGGAACGAAGTGGTTGCTCTGGCCAGAGAAGATATCCAAAACCATTTTACTGCTGGCAAACAAACAGGTGCCTATGTTTTGGTCGTTCAGGCACCGACATACTGGATGGATGAAGGTGATGGCACCAATGGTGCAGGTGCAGGTGTTTCCCGCTATACAGAAATACTGATGGACACCATCAAGGATTATGTCGCTCAGAATACTGATGTCGATACAGACCGTATTTATTTGTCCGGCTGCTCCAATGGCGGCTATATGACACTCAACCTTGCCATTCATAATCCAGATTATTTTGCTGCGCTGGCACCTTTAGCAACTGCCTACTCTTACTATGATTACGAACGTGAGGCAGATGGCAGCTATACAAGAGTTCCAAGTGAAGAAAGTCTTTCAGGTACGGCAATGGTGCCTACTGAAAATGTTTATTTTGATGATGAAAAGGCGGCAGCCTTGAAGGATATTCCAATCTGGTTTGTCCATTCGGCCAATGATACCATTGTTGATCCTGAAGCCTTTTCGCTGCCAATTTACAAGACCTTGCTTGACAGCGGTGCTGATAATAAATGGTTTTCTTACTATAAGACGGTGGAAGGCTCTGATATGAAAGATACAGAATATGCCGGCCACTGGTCATGGGTTTACTTCTTTAACGATCAGGTAACCGGCGTTCAGGATGCCAAAGCTGTTAAAAAGGCAGATGATCTGTCCGGCTTTAAAGCCAACAATAAAAGCAATGGAGGCTCTGCGACAGTAGAAGTTGATGGGAAAGATTATGACAATATCTTTGATTGGTTGAATGCCCAAAGCAAATAA
- a CDS encoding beta-glucoside-specific PTS transporter subunit IIABC: MAKDYTELAQDIVAHVGGKDNIAKLVHCVTRLRFTLKDESKADDDYLKQRDGIVTVVKAGGQYQVVIGNHVPDVYAAVTEVAGITGGGGIDVDEGDVPQGNLFDRFIALVSGLFQPMLGALSAAGMIKGLVAVMAAVGVPETDGAYVVLNAAGDGFFQFLPLILALTAAKRFKMEQFTALAIGFALVYPNIALSFAGETPLYTLFKGTFIESPVYATFFGLPIIFPASSYLQTVLPIIVAIWIGSKIEGVFKKIIPDVVKVFVVPFFTILITVPLSFLIIGPVMSWASDLVGVIFTGIYGFSPIIYGLVLGAMWQVLVMFGLHWGLVPLAILELQKGPGVILVATVAICFAQAGSLLNIMFRTKEDKVKQLSVPAFISALFGVTEPAIYGITLPMRLPFVMTCVSGAITGAYLALFDVHMQVMGGLGLFAIPSFIEPGNSMTLIHFLIAIVANFALGFILTQFVKIPYLYGGPAGQENSAGSSEPAQEAAPLKEIKQEIVSSPLTGQVVPLANVPDEVFASGAMGKGIAVEPTIGEVLAPVKAEITLVFPSNHAVGMRTENGAELLIHVGMDTVSLDGKGFQAFVAVGDQVEAGQKLLSFDIDAIKAAGLPVTAPVIVTNTDAFTDILTTQETNVVAGDYLLTAVK; this comes from the coding sequence ATGGCAAAAGACTATACTGAATTAGCTCAAGATATTGTCGCCCATGTCGGCGGAAAAGATAATATCGCTAAGCTAGTTCACTGCGTGACCCGTCTGCGCTTTACCCTAAAAGACGAAAGCAAGGCAGATGATGATTATCTCAAACAGCGTGACGGTATTGTGACTGTGGTAAAAGCAGGAGGACAGTATCAGGTGGTTATCGGCAACCATGTGCCGGATGTCTATGCGGCAGTGACTGAGGTTGCTGGGATTACTGGCGGCGGCGGTATTGATGTTGATGAAGGGGATGTGCCTCAAGGCAATCTCTTTGACCGTTTTATCGCCTTAGTTTCCGGCCTCTTTCAGCCGATGCTGGGAGCTTTATCAGCAGCCGGTATGATTAAAGGTTTAGTTGCTGTTATGGCTGCTGTGGGTGTTCCTGAAACCGATGGTGCTTATGTTGTTCTCAATGCGGCCGGCGATGGCTTCTTCCAATTCTTACCGCTGATTTTGGCACTGACAGCAGCTAAGCGTTTTAAAATGGAACAGTTCACGGCACTGGCCATTGGCTTTGCCTTGGTTTATCCTAATATTGCGCTCAGTTTTGCTGGTGAAACACCGCTTTATACTTTGTTTAAAGGCACTTTTATTGAATCACCGGTTTATGCGACTTTCTTTGGTCTTCCGATTATTTTTCCAGCTTCGAGCTATCTGCAGACCGTACTGCCGATCATTGTCGCAATTTGGATCGGTTCAAAAATCGAAGGGGTCTTTAAGAAGATTATTCCTGATGTAGTTAAAGTCTTCGTTGTTCCTTTCTTCACGATTTTAATCACGGTTCCCCTTTCTTTCTTGATTATCGGCCCGGTTATGAGCTGGGCATCCGATCTGGTCGGTGTCATCTTTACAGGGATCTATGGCTTTAGTCCTATTATCTACGGTTTGGTTCTCGGAGCTATGTGGCAGGTCTTGGTTATGTTTGGGCTGCACTGGGGCTTGGTTCCGCTTGCTATTTTGGAACTGCAAAAGGGTCCTGGGGTTATCTTAGTTGCGACAGTTGCTATCTGCTTCGCCCAAGCCGGATCTCTCCTCAACATCATGTTTCGGACAAAAGAAGATAAGGTTAAGCAACTGTCAGTTCCAGCCTTCATTTCTGCTCTTTTTGGCGTCACTGAGCCGGCTATTTACGGTATTACCCTGCCAATGCGCCTGCCTTTCGTTATGACCTGTGTGTCCGGTGCGATTACCGGTGCTTATCTGGCCTTATTCGATGTTCATATGCAGGTTATGGGCGGTCTGGGACTGTTTGCAATCCCATCTTTCATCGAACCAGGCAATTCCATGACTTTGATTCATTTCTTAATCGCTATTGTTGCTAACTTTGCTCTCGGCTTTATTTTGACTCAATTCGTTAAGATTCCTTATCTATACGGCGGTCCTGCGGGGCAGGAAAATTCTGCTGGCAGCAGTGAGCCAGCACAAGAAGCAGCTCCTCTTAAAGAGATTAAGCAGGAAATTGTTTCCAGTCCTCTGACAGGGCAAGTTGTTCCTTTAGCTAATGTTCCTGACGAAGTATTTGCTTCTGGAGCTATGGGGAAAGGGATTGCAGTTGAGCCAACTATCGGTGAAGTTTTGGCGCCGGTTAAAGCAGAAATCACATTGGTTTTCCCGAGCAATCATGCTGTCGGTATGCGGACTGAAAACGGTGCTGAGCTCCTGATTCATGTTGGTATGGACACTGTTTCTCTTGATGGCAAAGGGTTCCAGGCATTTGTTGCAGTTGGTGATCAGGTTGAAGCCGGTCAGAAACTGCTGTCATTTGACATCGATGCTATTAAGGCAGCAGGCCTTCCGGTAACAGCACCTGTTATTGTAACCAATACCGATGCTTTTACTGATATTCTAACGACACAAGAAACAAACGTTGTAGCTGGTGACTACCTGCTCACAGCAGTAAAATAA
- the licT gene encoding BglG family transcription antiterminator LicT, which yields MKIEKVYNNNVVQARSSSGREMIVMGRGLGFQKKTGETVDSSLIEKKFILEDNQQADELSRVYLDLSPEETESVLAIIEHGQEILGTAFDTSLYIALADHLHYTLQRLSQNLSIPNPLSWEIRKFFPKEFQVGQDALNIIAQKLQVDVPETEVSAIALHFINAQKDSSLLAKGQEITKLVTNILEIVRLHYGEVADEDAVSYNRFVTHVQYFAQRVINGLVQGQNDAFLFQQVRQNYPKAFFCSEKIKNYVEKRYDFPMSRDEQVYLTIHLQRLDTVK from the coding sequence ATGAAAATTGAAAAAGTTTATAATAATAATGTTGTCCAAGCCAGAAGCAGCAGCGGCAGAGAAATGATTGTCATGGGCAGGGGACTCGGTTTCCAAAAGAAAACGGGTGAAACAGTAGATTCTTCCCTAATTGAAAAAAAGTTTATCTTAGAAGATAATCAGCAGGCAGATGAGCTGTCCCGTGTCTACCTTGATTTAAGTCCGGAAGAAACGGAGAGTGTTTTAGCGATTATTGAACATGGTCAGGAAATTTTGGGGACGGCTTTTGACACCTCATTATATATTGCTTTGGCTGATCATCTGCACTATACGCTTCAGCGTCTGTCACAAAATTTATCAATTCCCAATCCTCTCTCTTGGGAAATCCGTAAATTTTTTCCTAAAGAATTTCAGGTGGGACAAGATGCTTTGAATATCATTGCCCAAAAACTGCAGGTAGATGTTCCGGAAACTGAGGTATCGGCTATCGCCCTGCATTTTATCAATGCGCAAAAAGATTCCAGCCTTTTAGCAAAGGGTCAGGAGATTACCAAACTGGTGACTAATATTTTAGAAATCGTCCGCCTGCACTATGGAGAGGTAGCTGATGAAGACGCTGTCAGCTATAACCGCTTTGTCACCCATGTCCAGTATTTTGCTCAAAGAGTCATAAACGGTCTGGTTCAGGGACAAAATGATGCCTTTCTTTTTCAGCAGGTCAGGCAAAATTACCCTAAAGCCTTTTTCTGTTCTGAAAAAATCAAAAACTATGTTGAAAAACGTTATGATTTCCCTATGAGCCGCGATGAACAGGTTTATCTGACAATCCATCTGCAAAGACTGGACACCGTTAAGTAA
- a CDS encoding ABC transporter substrate-binding protein — protein sequence MRKLYSFLLGICIIIGVLWSLAAFLQKQSGPAADKLVIYNWGDYIDPDLLTEFTEETGIKVQYETFDSNEAMYTKIKQGGTTYDLAVPSDYIIDKMVAEKLLIKLDKTKIDGLENIAPEFLEKRFDPNNDYSIPYFWGTVGIVYNKKLLQKAPQHWEDLWRPEYRNEIMLVDGAREVLGFSLNSLGYSLNSKNRAELQEAERHLQDLVPNIKAIVGDEMKSYMIQEDGAVGVTFSGEASEMLAANDNLVYFVPSEGSNLWFDNLVIPRTAKHLDEAYAFINFMLEPENAAQNAQYIGYSTPNIAAKELLPDAVKGNPAFYPDKAALANLEVYDNLGSDWLGIYNDLYLQVKMYRK from the coding sequence ATGCGTAAGCTCTATTCTTTCCTCCTTGGAATCTGTATCATTATCGGTGTGCTCTGGTCTCTTGCTGCCTTCCTGCAAAAACAGTCAGGTCCTGCTGCAGATAAGCTGGTTATCTACAATTGGGGGGACTATATTGATCCGGATTTGCTGACTGAATTTACAGAGGAAACAGGGATAAAGGTGCAGTATGAAACCTTTGATTCAAATGAAGCCATGTACACTAAAATAAAACAAGGCGGAACAACTTACGATCTTGCAGTCCCCAGCGATTATATCATTGATAAGATGGTAGCAGAAAAACTCCTGATCAAATTGGACAAAACAAAGATTGATGGGCTGGAGAATATTGCCCCGGAATTTTTAGAAAAGCGTTTTGATCCCAATAATGACTACTCAATTCCTTATTTTTGGGGCACTGTAGGCATCGTTTACAATAAAAAACTTTTACAAAAGGCTCCGCAGCACTGGGAGGATCTTTGGCGCCCGGAATATAGAAATGAGATTATGCTGGTAGACGGTGCACGGGAAGTTTTAGGCTTCAGCTTAAACAGCTTGGGTTACAGTTTGAATTCTAAGAATAGAGCTGAACTGCAGGAAGCAGAGAGACATCTGCAGGATTTGGTGCCCAATATTAAGGCAATTGTCGGTGATGAAATGAAGTCTTATATGATTCAGGAAGACGGCGCTGTCGGCGTTACTTTTTCAGGGGAAGCCAGTGAAATGCTGGCAGCCAACGACAATTTAGTCTATTTTGTCCCAAGCGAAGGCTCTAATCTATGGTTTGATAATCTGGTTATTCCTAGGACAGCAAAACACCTTGATGAAGCCTATGCTTTTATCAATTTTATGCTGGAACCGGAAAATGCGGCCCAAAATGCCCAATATATCGGTTATTCAACTCCCAACATAGCTGCCAAGGAGCTTTTGCCTGATGCAGTCAAAGGCAACCCAGCTTTTTATCCCGATAAAGCAGCTCTTGCCAATCTCGAAGTTTATGATAACCTCGGTTCTGACTGGCTGGGCATCTATAATGACCTTTATCTGCAAGTCAAAATGTACCGCAAGTAG
- a CDS encoding ABC transporter permease, translating into MKKVAAVYLGFVFLLLYLPIFYLIFYSFNQAGHMNGFTAFSLEHYQTLLADQRLLLILLQTFFLAFLSALLATVIGTFGAVFIWGRRQRHENTLLSFNNVLLVAPDVMIGAAFLLLFTRIGFPLGLFSVLFSHIAFSIPIVVLMVLPRLKAMDIDMIRAAYDLGASSVQMLREVMLPYLTPSIIAAYFMAFTYSLDDFAVTFFVTGNSFSTLSVEIYSRARQGIALEINALSSVVFLFSILLVIGYYYISKERAGDTDA; encoded by the coding sequence ATGAAAAAAGTAGCAGCGGTTTATTTAGGTTTTGTTTTTCTCCTTCTTTATTTACCGATTTTTTATTTGATTTTCTATTCTTTTAATCAAGCAGGCCATATGAATGGGTTTACTGCTTTTAGTTTGGAACATTATCAGACTTTGCTGGCGGATCAGCGTTTACTTCTGATTTTGCTGCAGACCTTCTTTTTAGCTTTTTTGAGCGCTCTTCTGGCTACGGTGATAGGGACCTTTGGAGCTGTTTTTATTTGGGGGAGGCGTCAGCGTCATGAGAATACTCTTTTGTCTTTTAACAACGTTCTCTTAGTCGCTCCCGATGTCATGATAGGGGCCGCTTTTCTGCTTCTCTTTACCCGTATCGGCTTCCCTTTAGGGCTGTTTTCGGTCTTGTTCAGCCATATTGCCTTTTCGATTCCCATTGTTGTGCTGATGGTTCTGCCCCGTTTAAAGGCGATGGATATCGACATGATCCGCGCAGCCTATGATTTGGGAGCCAGTTCTGTACAGATGTTGAGAGAGGTTATGCTGCCTTATTTAACACCGAGTATTATCGCAGCCTACTTTATGGCCTTCACTTATTCTTTAGATGATTTTGCTGTGACTTTTTTTGTCACCGGAAACAGTTTTTCAACTCTGTCTGTTGAAATTTATTCACGGGCTCGGCAGGGGATTGCTCTAGAGATTAATGCTCTCTCATCAGTAGTTTTTTTGTTCAGCATTCTTTTAGTTATCGGTTATTACTATATCTCTAAAGAAAGAGCAGGTGACACTGATGCGTAA
- a CDS encoding ABC transporter permease, with protein MKTRLNLFSLPYFLWLFLFVLAPLVLLIYQSFFNLQGQFTLDNYRAFFGSWTYLKMSLNSVFYAAIITLAALIVSYPTALILRKLKYKQLWLMLIVLPTWINLLLKAYAFMGLFGQRGAVNDFLTFVGIGPKQLLFTDFSFLFVAAYIEIPFMILPIFNALDGIDQDLLNASRDLGADELQTFRKVVLPLSLNGVRSGVQSVFIPSLSLFMLTRLIGGNRVITLGTAIEQHFLTTQNWGMGSTIGLVLILAMAAVMWLTSDHGSKT; from the coding sequence ATGAAAACAAGGCTCAATCTTTTTTCTTTGCCCTATTTTTTATGGCTTTTTCTTTTTGTGTTAGCACCGCTGGTTTTACTTATTTATCAATCGTTTTTCAATTTGCAGGGGCAATTCACTCTGGACAACTACAGGGCTTTTTTTGGCTCCTGGACTTACCTCAAGATGAGTCTGAATTCTGTGTTCTATGCAGCGATAATTACTTTGGCCGCCTTGATTGTTTCATACCCTACGGCTTTAATTCTAAGGAAGCTTAAGTATAAGCAGCTCTGGCTGATGCTGATTGTTCTGCCAACTTGGATTAATTTGCTGCTTAAGGCTTATGCTTTTATGGGGCTTTTTGGCCAGCGCGGTGCCGTCAATGATTTTCTGACTTTTGTTGGCATTGGTCCGAAACAGCTTCTTTTTACTGATTTTTCTTTTCTCTTTGTAGCAGCCTATATTGAAATTCCTTTTATGATCTTACCGATTTTTAATGCTTTAGACGGTATTGACCAGGATTTGCTTAATGCCAGCCGGGATTTAGGAGCAGATGAACTGCAGACCTTTCGCAAAGTTGTCCTTCCGCTTTCTCTAAATGGTGTAAGAAGCGGTGTACAGTCTGTTTTTATTCCTAGCTTAAGTCTTTTTATGCTGACCAGGCTGATTGGCGGAAACCGTGTCATTACGCTTGGAACCGCTATTGAGCAGCATTTTTTAACGACGCAAAACTGGGGTATGGGCTCAACTATCGGCTTAGTTTTAATTCTGGCAATGGCTGCTGTGATGTGGCTGACGAGCGATCATGGCTCAAAGACTTAA
- a CDS encoding ABC transporter ATP-binding protein: MTEPIIAFRNVSKVFEDSGTVVLKNINLELEKGKFYTLLGASGSGKSTILNIIAGLVDVTGGDVFLDGRRINDVPVHKRDVHTVFQNYALFPHMTVFENIAFPLKLRKVEKNEMVQRVHEVLKLVRLEGLEKRRIQKLSGGQRQRVAIARAIINRPKVVLLDEPLSALDLKLRTEMQYELRELQQRLGITFVFVTHDQEEALAMSDWIFVMNEGEVVQSGTPVDIYDEPINHFVATFIGESNILPGTMIADYLVEFNGKRFEAVDGGMRPQEAVEVVIRPEDLQITLPEAGKLQVRVDTQLFRGVHYEIIAYDELGNEWLIHSTRKAIEGEVIGLDFRPEDIHIMRLNESRDEFEARIEEYVDMEEHEEGLLNAIAKGEK; this comes from the coding sequence TTGACTGAACCAATCATTGCCTTTAGAAATGTCTCAAAGGTATTTGAAGACAGCGGCACAGTTGTCCTGAAAAATATCAATCTTGAGTTAGAAAAAGGGAAATTTTATACGCTGCTCGGAGCCTCAGGAAGCGGGAAGTCGACTATCCTCAATATTATTGCAGGTTTAGTCGATGTGACTGGCGGGGATGTCTTTTTGGACGGTCGGCGAATCAACGATGTGCCGGTGCATAAACGCGATGTGCATACGGTTTTTCAAAATTATGCCCTTTTTCCGCATATGACTGTTTTTGAAAATATTGCTTTTCCTTTGAAATTAAGGAAGGTGGAGAAAAATGAAATGGTCCAGCGTGTTCATGAAGTGCTTAAACTGGTGCGTTTGGAAGGGCTGGAAAAACGCCGGATTCAAAAACTTTCAGGCGGTCAGCGCCAGCGGGTAGCTATTGCCAGAGCTATTATCAACCGTCCTAAGGTTGTTCTTTTAGATGAACCGCTGTCGGCCTTAGATTTAAAACTGCGGACAGAGATGCAGTATGAACTGCGGGAACTCCAGCAGAGGCTGGGTATTACGTTTGTTTTTGTGACCCATGATCAGGAAGAGGCCCTTGCCATGAGTGACTGGATTTTTGTCATGAATGAAGGGGAAGTAGTCCAGTCCGGCACGCCTGTCGATATTTACGATGAACCGATTAATCATTTTGTGGCCACCTTTATCGGTGAATCCAATATTTTACCCGGAACCATGATTGCCGATTATTTAGTTGAATTTAACGGGAAACGTTTTGAAGCAGTTGATGGGGGAATGCGGCCGCAGGAAGCGGTTGAAGTGGTAATCCGCCCGGAAGATTTGCAAATTACTCTGCCAGAAGCCGGTAAGCTGCAGGTCAGGGTCGACACTCAGCTTTTTCGCGGCGTTCATTATGAAATCATAGCTTATGATGAATTGGGAAACGAATGGCTTATTCATTCGACACGCAAGGCTATTGAAGGAGAAGTCATCGGATTAGATTTTCGTCCGGAAGATATCCATATCATGCGGCTTAATGAAAGCAGGGACGAATTCGAAGCGCGGATTGAAGAATATGTTGATATGGAAGAGCACGAAGAGGGTCTGCTTAATGCTATTGCGAAAGGAGAAAAATGA
- the murB gene encoding UDP-N-acetylmuramate dehydrogenase, producing the protein MFDFLDNELKGIDIRVKEPLKKYTYTKVGGPADFLAFPRNRYELSRVVKFANRQGIDWMVLGNASNIIVRDGGIRGFVIMFDKLNTTTVDGYIIEAEAGANLIETTRVAKFHSLTGFEFACGIPGSVGGAVFMNAGAYGGEIAHILLSAQILTKSGDVRTIENRDMRFGYRRSAVQASGEVVISAKFALKPGDYTLISQEMARLTHLRELKQPLEHPSCGSVFKRPLGYFAGQLIGEAGLKGHRIGGVEVSRKHAGFMVNVADGTAQDYEDLIADVIEKVEAHSGVRLEPEVRIIGEKKE; encoded by the coding sequence ATGTTTGATTTTTTAGATAATGAATTAAAGGGTATAGATATCCGTGTTAAGGAGCCCTTGAAAAAGTATACTTACACAAAAGTTGGCGGACCGGCTGATTTTCTGGCCTTTCCGCGCAACCGCTATGAATTGTCCCGTGTCGTTAAATTTGCTAACCGGCAGGGAATCGACTGGATGGTTTTAGGCAATGCCAGTAACATTATTGTCCGTGATGGCGGTATTCGCGGTTTCGTCATCATGTTTGACAAGTTAAATACTACAACAGTTGACGGATATATCATTGAAGCTGAAGCTGGAGCCAACCTTATTGAAACGACACGTGTCGCAAAATTTCACAGTTTGACAGGTTTTGAATTCGCCTGCGGAATTCCAGGAAGTGTGGGCGGCGCTGTTTTTATGAATGCTGGTGCTTACGGCGGTGAGATTGCCCACATTCTTCTGTCGGCCCAAATTTTGACTAAATCAGGAGATGTTCGGACAATTGAAAACCGAGATATGCGTTTTGGCTATCGGCGCTCGGCTGTTCAGGCCAGTGGTGAGGTGGTTATTTCTGCCAAATTTGCCTTAAAACCGGGAGATTATACACTGATCAGCCAAGAGATGGCTCGTCTGACACATCTGCGTGAGCTAAAACAGCCTTTGGAGCATCCATCCTGTGGTTCAGTGTTTAAACGGCCGCTAGGCTATTTTGCCGGCCAGCTGATCGGTGAAGCCGGTCTTAAAGGCCACCGGATCGGCGGTGTCGAGGTGAGCCGCAAGCATGCTGGTTTTATGGTTAATGTTGCTGACGGCACGGCTCAGGATTACGAAGACTTAATTGCTGATGTCATTGAAAAAGTAGAAGCGCATTCAGGTGTACGCTTGGAGCCGGAAGTTAGAATTATTGGCGAGAAAAAAGAATAA